Proteins co-encoded in one Flavobacteriales bacterium genomic window:
- a CDS encoding CPBP family intramembrane metalloprotease — protein MILALISLLVFAFISYAICKGIYGINVLDPAFNQQPEMPGFKESQRILMLANQLGFFLVPAILLHFLTSGDGNPLIRIQPFPNRKVIFHAVVLILSSQLPINQLLIWNQEIVNSGVFGNSGSAMIEMENQANELTAVLIGNGGIMDTFIALFIFAFIPAIAEEFFFRGAIQTKFIASFRNAHLGIWITAFVFSFIHMQFLGFIPRFILGAMLGYAYFWSGSLSLSILLHFLNNALGVILMSQLNTAESASQVPASGGISAVLWLIFSTMISIGALYFIRKELKGESISTPQY, from the coding sequence ATGATACTGGCTTTGATCTCATTGCTCGTATTTGCCTTTATTTCTTACGCTATATGCAAAGGGATTTATGGAATAAATGTGTTGGACCCCGCTTTTAATCAGCAGCCCGAAATGCCCGGATTTAAAGAAAGTCAGCGCATTCTCATGCTGGCCAATCAACTGGGCTTTTTTTTGGTACCGGCGATCTTACTTCATTTCCTCACCTCCGGTGATGGCAACCCTTTAATACGTATTCAACCTTTTCCGAACCGAAAAGTAATTTTTCACGCAGTAGTTTTGATTTTAAGTTCGCAATTACCGATTAACCAATTACTCATCTGGAATCAGGAAATCGTAAACAGCGGCGTTTTTGGAAATTCGGGAAGCGCTATGATAGAAATGGAAAATCAGGCCAACGAATTAACGGCGGTGTTGATTGGAAACGGTGGTATAATGGACACGTTTATTGCTCTTTTTATTTTCGCATTTATTCCCGCCATTGCCGAAGAGTTTTTCTTTAGAGGCGCTATACAAACCAAGTTTATTGCCTCATTCCGAAACGCGCATTTAGGAATATGGATTACTGCGTTTGTCTTTAGTTTTATCCATATGCAGTTTTTAGGATTTATTCCCCGCTTTATTCTCGGTGCTATGCTTGGTTATGCCTATTTCTGGAGCGGATCATTATCGCTTTCCATTCTGCTTCACTTCCTCAATAATGCACTTGGCGTTATACTCATGTCGCAACTAAACACGGCAGAAAGCGCTTCTCAAGTTCCTGCTTCGGGTGGAATAAGCGCTGTGTTGTGGCTGATTTTCTCGACCATGATTAGTATTGGCGCTTTGTATTTTATCCGAAAGGAATTAAAAGGCGAATCCATCAGTACACCGCAATATTAA
- a CDS encoding biopolymer transporter ExbD, with translation MKLKKLSEINAGSMADIAFLLLIFFLVTTTMDTDEGIARTLPVKSKEKPLVEVEQNNVLEIQINANDELLVDGELASPGDLYRKAIEFLSNPKKSSELPAHVLVDESYCRKQIASGKTQSDRNALEAKWKEELELSQQIGAFDMISKDAVISIKHDNKSSYEMYVQVQDAIQMAIDHLRADASQKYFKRNYYNLKPSEEKDREVIMGLRVIVPQRIVEQEPVNIAVY, from the coding sequence TGAAAAAACTTTCTGAAATCAATGCGGGATCTATGGCAGATATCGCGTTTCTCTTGCTTATTTTTTTCCTCGTTACAACTACAATGGATACCGATGAAGGTATTGCCCGGACTTTACCGGTTAAATCAAAAGAAAAACCTTTGGTTGAGGTCGAACAAAATAACGTTCTGGAAATTCAAATCAATGCGAATGATGAATTGTTGGTAGATGGCGAATTGGCATCACCCGGTGATTTGTACCGTAAAGCCATTGAGTTTTTATCGAATCCAAAAAAATCTTCGGAATTACCTGCGCATGTTCTGGTGGATGAGTCCTATTGCAGAAAACAAATTGCTTCGGGTAAAACACAGTCCGACAGAAATGCTCTGGAAGCAAAATGGAAAGAAGAACTGGAATTAAGTCAGCAAATCGGTGCTTTCGATATGATATCAAAAGACGCAGTTATTTCCATTAAGCATGATAACAAAAGCAGTTATGAAATGTATGTGCAGGTACAAGATGCTATTCAAATGGCCATTGATCACCTCCGTGCCGATGCTTCTCAGAAATATTTTAAACGCAACTATTACAATTTAAAACCTTCGGAAGAAAAAGACCGCGAAGTGATTATGGGATTGCGCGTAATTGTTCCACAACGAATTGTAGAGCAGGAGCCGGTTAATATTGCGGTGTACTGA